A genomic window from Populus nigra chromosome 7, ddPopNigr1.1, whole genome shotgun sequence includes:
- the LOC133699341 gene encoding S-adenosylmethionine decarboxylase proenzyme-like, giving the protein MAQPVSAIGFEGYEKRLEICFLEPGFFSDPEGKGLRSLSKAQLDEILKPAECTIVDSLSNDEVDSYVLSESSLFVYPYKVIIKTCGTTKLLLSIPVILELADALSLTVCSVRYTRGTFICPGAQPFPHRNFCEEVTVLDGHFSKFGLESVAYVMGSPNSTQKWHVYSAAAGMKSHSGPVYTLEMCMTGLDRKRASVFYKTHASSATVMTEDSGIRKILPQSEICDFDFDPCGYSMNAIEGSAISTIHVTPEDGFSYASFEAVGYDFQDLNLRQLLYRVLVCFEPTEFSIALHSNVECDELGAMFSLDVKGYSCGGGNYEMLGKGGSIVYHSFAATGGCSSPRSILKCCWSEDEKDEEAEEK; this is encoded by the coding sequence ATGGCACAGCCGGTCTCTGCAATCGGATTTGAAGGTTACGAAAAAAGGCTTGAAATTTGCTTTTTAGAGCCTGGCTTCTTTTCTGACCCTGAAGGAAAGGGCCTCAGGTCTCTGTCCAAGGCTCAATTGGACGAGATTCTCAAACCAGCTGAATGCACTATAGTTGATTCGCTTTCAAATGACGAGGTTGATTCGTATGTTCTGTCGGAATCCAGTCTCTTTGTATACCCTTACAAAGTTATCATCAAAACTTGTGGGACTACTAAACTGCTCCTTTCGATCCCAGTGATCCTTGAGCTCGCTGATGCCCTTTCACTCACTGTATGTTCCGTGAGGTACACTCGTGGGACCTTCATATGTCCCGGGGCTCAGCCATTTCCGCATCGTAACTTCTGTGAGGAGGTAACTGTCCTCGATGGCCATTTCAGTAAATTTGGTTTAGAGAGTGTGGCATATGTGATGGGAAGTCCCAACTCAACTCAGAAATGGCATGTTTACTCTGCTGCTGCTGGTATGAAGAGCCATTCTGGCCCTGTTTACACGCTGGAAATGTGCATGACTGGTTTGGACAGGAAGCGAGCATCTGTTTTCTACAAAACACACGCCAGTTCAGCTACTGTGATGACTGAGGATTCTGGTATAAGGAAGATCCTTCCGCAATCTGAGATCTGCGATTTTGATTTTGACCCCTGTGGTTACTCTATGAATGCCATTGAAGGGAGTGCAATTTCCACAATCCATGTCACCCCAGAAGATGGTTTCAGCTATGCAAGTTTTGAGGCTGTGGGTTATGATTTTCAAGATTTAAATTTGAGGCAGCTGCTTTATAGGGTTTTGGTTTGCTTTGAACCGACCGAGTTCTCCATTGCATTGCATTCTAATGTTGAGTGTGACGAACTTGGAGCGATGTTTTCCCTGGATGTGAAAGGTTACTCTTGTGGAGGGGGGAACTATGAAATGCTCGGGAAGGGTGGATCGATTGTCTACCACAGCTTTGCAGCGACTGGAGGCTGCTCATCTCCCAGGTCAATCCTGAAATGTTGTTGGAGTGAGGATGAGAAGGACGAGGAAGCTGAAGAGAAGTAG
- the LOC133699342 gene encoding uncharacterized protein LOC133699342 isoform X3 yields MGNLKEKVDKKQQKRSKKATNSKFSEKDAMIKREDERNKVNKPAEKKKRKGEKGNIFDGGDAIQISRDDRTKAEGEKKRNKLRKKKQRSEEQNNALVGKCDQLGSESEDGFNEQKCKSKKSKKKKKEHDTSKEEENILEKRGETDHGEEYCISSVDEDCSKGMKKWLTDYHQRRPGLKVLQQRLDEFIISHEEKLEQERKEREDQAAEGGWTVVKHHKGRKKTTDSESGITVGSVAPAAVENQMTKKKPKEVGLEFYRFQKREAQRSEIMALRSKFEEDRKRIQQLRAARKFRPY; encoded by the exons ATGGGGAACTTGAAAGAAAAGGTAGACAAGAAACAGCAGAAAAGGAGCAAGAAGGCTACTAATAGCAAATTCAGTGAAAAGG ATGCAATGATAAAGAGAGAGGATGAAAGGAATAAAGTGAACAAGCcagcagagaagaagaagaggaaagggGAGAAGGGAAATATCTTTGATGGTGGTGATGCTATTCAGATCAGTAGAG ATGACCGGACTAAAGCAGAAGGAGAAAAGAAGAGGAACaaactaaggaaaaagaaacagagaagTGAGGAGCAAAATAATGCTCTGGTTGGCAAATGTGATCAGCTTGGTTCTGAGTCCGAAGATGGTTTTAATGAACAAAAAT GTAAATCCAAGaaatctaagaaaaagaaaaaggagcatGACACATCAAAGGAGGAGGAGAATATACTGGAAAAGAGGGGAGAGACCGATCATGGTGAAGAATATTGTATTTCTTCTGTGGATGAGGACTGCTCAAAAGGAATGAAAA AGTGGCTTACAGATTACCATCAAAGGAGACCAGGTTTGAAGGTGCTGCAACAAAGGTTAGACGAGTTCATAATTTCCCATGAGGAAAAACTTGAACAG gaaagaaaagaaagagaagaccAGGCTGCAGAAGGGGGATGGACAGTTGTTAAACATCACAAAGGAAGGAAAAAGACAACAGATTCTGAAAGTGGAATTACTGTGGGCTCTGTTGCTCCGGCTGCTGTGGAGAATCAGATGACCAAGAAAAAGCCCAAGGAAGTTGGGCTAGAATTCTATCGGTTTCAGAAAAGAGAAGCTCAAAGGAGTG AAATTATGGCTCTCCGAAGCAAATTTGAGGAGGATAGAAAGCGGATTCAGCAATTGAGAGCTGCTAGGAAGTTTCGACCTTACTGA
- the LOC133699342 gene encoding uncharacterized protein LOC133699342 isoform X1, with product MGNLKEKVDKKQQKRSKKATNSKFSEKDAMIKREDERNKVNKPAEKKKRKGEKGNIFDGGDAIQISRVFLVSEDDRTKAEGEKKRNKLRKKKQRSEEQNNALVGKCDQLGSESEDGFNEQKCKSKKSKKKKKEHDTSKEEENILEKRGETDHGEEYCISSVDEDCSKGMKKWLTDYHQRRPGLKVLQQRLDEFIISHEEKLEQERKEREDQAAEGGWTVVKHHKGRKKTTDSESGITVGSVAPAAVENQMTKKKPKEVGLEFYRFQKREAQRSEIMALRSKFEEDRKRIQQLRAARKFRPY from the exons ATGGGGAACTTGAAAGAAAAGGTAGACAAGAAACAGCAGAAAAGGAGCAAGAAGGCTACTAATAGCAAATTCAGTGAAAAGG ATGCAATGATAAAGAGAGAGGATGAAAGGAATAAAGTGAACAAGCcagcagagaagaagaagaggaaagggGAGAAGGGAAATATCTTTGATGGTGGTGATGCTATTCAGATCAGTAGAG tttttcttgtttcagaAGATGACCGGACTAAAGCAGAAGGAGAAAAGAAGAGGAACaaactaaggaaaaagaaacagagaagTGAGGAGCAAAATAATGCTCTGGTTGGCAAATGTGATCAGCTTGGTTCTGAGTCCGAAGATGGTTTTAATGAACAAAAAT GTAAATCCAAGaaatctaagaaaaagaaaaaggagcatGACACATCAAAGGAGGAGGAGAATATACTGGAAAAGAGGGGAGAGACCGATCATGGTGAAGAATATTGTATTTCTTCTGTGGATGAGGACTGCTCAAAAGGAATGAAAA AGTGGCTTACAGATTACCATCAAAGGAGACCAGGTTTGAAGGTGCTGCAACAAAGGTTAGACGAGTTCATAATTTCCCATGAGGAAAAACTTGAACAG gaaagaaaagaaagagaagaccAGGCTGCAGAAGGGGGATGGACAGTTGTTAAACATCACAAAGGAAGGAAAAAGACAACAGATTCTGAAAGTGGAATTACTGTGGGCTCTGTTGCTCCGGCTGCTGTGGAGAATCAGATGACCAAGAAAAAGCCCAAGGAAGTTGGGCTAGAATTCTATCGGTTTCAGAAAAGAGAAGCTCAAAGGAGTG AAATTATGGCTCTCCGAAGCAAATTTGAGGAGGATAGAAAGCGGATTCAGCAATTGAGAGCTGCTAGGAAGTTTCGACCTTACTGA
- the LOC133699342 gene encoding uncharacterized protein LOC133699342 isoform X2: MGNLKEKVDKKQQKRSKKATNSKFSEKDAMIKREDERNKVNKPAEKKKRKGEKGNIFDGGDAIQISREDDRTKAEGEKKRNKLRKKKQRSEEQNNALVGKCDQLGSESEDGFNEQKCKSKKSKKKKKEHDTSKEEENILEKRGETDHGEEYCISSVDEDCSKGMKKWLTDYHQRRPGLKVLQQRLDEFIISHEEKLEQERKEREDQAAEGGWTVVKHHKGRKKTTDSESGITVGSVAPAAVENQMTKKKPKEVGLEFYRFQKREAQRSEIMALRSKFEEDRKRIQQLRAARKFRPY; the protein is encoded by the exons ATGGGGAACTTGAAAGAAAAGGTAGACAAGAAACAGCAGAAAAGGAGCAAGAAGGCTACTAATAGCAAATTCAGTGAAAAGG ATGCAATGATAAAGAGAGAGGATGAAAGGAATAAAGTGAACAAGCcagcagagaagaagaagaggaaagggGAGAAGGGAAATATCTTTGATGGTGGTGATGCTATTCAGATCAGTAGAG aAGATGACCGGACTAAAGCAGAAGGAGAAAAGAAGAGGAACaaactaaggaaaaagaaacagagaagTGAGGAGCAAAATAATGCTCTGGTTGGCAAATGTGATCAGCTTGGTTCTGAGTCCGAAGATGGTTTTAATGAACAAAAAT GTAAATCCAAGaaatctaagaaaaagaaaaaggagcatGACACATCAAAGGAGGAGGAGAATATACTGGAAAAGAGGGGAGAGACCGATCATGGTGAAGAATATTGTATTTCTTCTGTGGATGAGGACTGCTCAAAAGGAATGAAAA AGTGGCTTACAGATTACCATCAAAGGAGACCAGGTTTGAAGGTGCTGCAACAAAGGTTAGACGAGTTCATAATTTCCCATGAGGAAAAACTTGAACAG gaaagaaaagaaagagaagaccAGGCTGCAGAAGGGGGATGGACAGTTGTTAAACATCACAAAGGAAGGAAAAAGACAACAGATTCTGAAAGTGGAATTACTGTGGGCTCTGTTGCTCCGGCTGCTGTGGAGAATCAGATGACCAAGAAAAAGCCCAAGGAAGTTGGGCTAGAATTCTATCGGTTTCAGAAAAGAGAAGCTCAAAGGAGTG AAATTATGGCTCTCCGAAGCAAATTTGAGGAGGATAGAAAGCGGATTCAGCAATTGAGAGCTGCTAGGAAGTTTCGACCTTACTGA